In Biomphalaria glabrata chromosome 8, xgBioGlab47.1, whole genome shotgun sequence, the genomic window GCATGATATAGTATGAAAGATGCCCTAAAGCGAtcgaaataatttatttttttttaataaaattccaaATCATGTAATTTAGCTAGTTAGGAATATGATTAAATAACATAACAATAACACAGTGTGTatagtaaaaaatgtaataataacagTGTGCTGTGAAATGAACATTCCATAATACAACTCATATCTGTTCTAGCAATCTTTTTTATCCACTGTGCCATTTCCTTTTAGTACCAGTCTTGTCTGTGACTAGCTATTCTGTCTTTCCCACTGTATCGATGCTCCTTGCCATCTTGATTGTATTTGTAAACATATTTCTCTCTAAAGTATTCTTGGCTTAGCCTGTATGTCAGTAATGTCTTTCTGGCTTCTCTTTGAATGGtttctttgtccatcttccaaATATCCTCTTCCTCTTCTTGTTCCTCCACTACCCTGACCTAGACAAAATAAAGTCCTTTGTTTTAGTTATTGTAAGAAATTTTTGCTGTGGTctattttagaaaatttaaaaaactataagTCATTCTTGGATAAAAGATTATTTACATTGTCTAAACATGGAGGCTGGAATATATGTCCTGTCTGAAGATTACATAACTTAAAAATGCTAATTAAACACAAATGGTGTTCAAGGTATAGATCATCCAATTTACAAGCACAGTAAACAACTATCTAGTTGTAAAGAATAATTAAGTTTTGCCTCAACTCaattcaaaattaaataaagcatCATCTTTGAGAGAAATATCAAAACCATTTTTAAGAAATGGGCCaatatgaaaataatttatactacttatttaaaaaacaggGATTCGAACATATTTATCCTATTTACCTCTGCCCAGGCCTGAGCCACTTCATCACTCTCGTCATTAATGCGATGCCTAACAATGAATTCTCCATTTTCTTTTAAGTAGCAGTGCTTGTAATCCTTCTCATCTTTAGGGAGTCCATAGGGAAAAGTTATTGGCTTAATGCGTATCAAGTGTTTGACGATGCGCAGCTTTTCATTGATCTCTGGAGTATTTTTCAAAACTACTGGATTGTAGGCCTGTTTAATAAAAGCAAGAAAGACTTGTAACAATTGACTTAGCAAAATCAATATAAATGTATTCACTATATTtgccatattatttttttttatctttatttatccAAAGAATGTTATCagcttaaaataattatgatttgTCAGTGTTAAATCAAGTTAAATGTGACAAATATGCAGGTCCCAACTGGGTTTATATAGTCATATACATGAGATACTGCACGCTTCCTTAATCTTCAGATTTAAAGTTActagtaaaaaatgtaattaaaaaaaagtaaaaactaatCAATTAACCAATTTTATGACTAATTGTATAAAAGGGTGTTAAGTGGTCAACACAGCgaccaaaaatgtttacttattACAACGAATGTCAGAAACTCCTTTAACTTAGAAACATCACCAATCCCAGAAAAATACCCCACCTTGACTTCAATCTACATCAGTACATACAGCTCAACAGACTACCACTGCCCCAcatatattataaagtctatGTTACCAATCATTAAAATTTACACACTTTGTTAATATTTGTTACCTTCTCAAAGAGACCATATTCTTTTAGGATGTCTTTTTCCCAGTATGGGCGTGTAAAATGGCTTTTCATTCTGTAAACCATGTGTAGCATGGAAGGTTCAGGCTCAGGCTGGGATTCTTTCAGTTTTTTATGCTTGAGTATAGGTTCAGCCCATGATGTGTCCTTTGGATCAAACCACTTCTTAATAGGTTTTTTCCTTCTGACAAAAAGTCCCCTACTTTTCCATCGAACTAACTCTAAATAAGGAAGCTTTAGTGTGGATAAAACTGGGAACACCTgtgaatgagagaaaaaaaaataggttaaaGAAGGatgaaagttttaaaataagttgGAAGTCTAAAGGTTATGTTAACATGTACCGGTTGACATCTCGTAATTTTCTGAAgggttttaaattgtttttttgtttatagagatctataggttataaataattgtatctCTGA contains:
- the LOC106061481 gene encoding uncharacterized protein LOC106061481, whose product is MAASLQTKIVFPVLSTLKLPYLELVRWKSRGLFVRRKKPIKKWFDPKDTSWAEPILKHKKLKESQPEPEPSMLHMVYRMKSHFTRPYWEKDILKEYGLFEKAYNPVVLKNTPEINEKLRIVKHLIRIKPITFPYGLPKDEKDYKHCYLKENGEFIVRHRINDESDEVAQAWAEVRVVEEQEEEEDIWKMDKETIQREARKTLLTYRLSQEYFREKYVYKYNQDGKEHRYSGKDRIASHRQDWY